GACATGTTGCCagaaattattgaagacATATGTCTAgctaaaaaatataatctCGGCGAATGTGTTGATGcattattgtcattatcAGATTGATTTTCCttatatacacatatataacTATATACTTGATAATTGAAGACTTCACCGATCTATGTACAAATATGTGTATTGTATTGTTTGATGCCAGCTGTGCTGTTTAGATAACTACTTAGTgcattcattatttttcttcaatgaaTGGGCTATTTCAAGTGGTTTTAGTATATCAAGTAAAACACAGGCAAAAAAACGTATGCATTTATAGAATGTTCGTTATATCAGTTGGAACCATTTCCCTAATCTTCATCTGCTTCCTCTTCATCGACCTCTTCGTCTACCTCTTCATCCTTGACTCCATCATCCAAGTCATTTTCAGTACCCTTATCTAACAGATCTTCGTTATTGTGTACACGTTCACCATTTCCGTTAAGTTCACTGTGAGAATCTTCATTTCTCGTTATTTCATGTCCttctaaatttttgttCCTTTGTACAATATTCATATCGGTCTCATTGAATTGTTTCTTAGCTTCTGTAATTAACTTATTTGTTACAAGTAATTCATCTGCTCTCCCTAATTTTATTGGATCTTTTCTTAAAACGAACCGAAAGTTTTCcaactttattttattcttattagCTGAAAAAGGATGAACTTGCTTCTTGGAGATGTGATATGCATTTTCACACACATCGACCAAATAACTTGAGATGATCTCATCCAAACAGTTAGCAGTTTCACTTAGTGGTTGTGCAACATCACCATAAGAGTACAATAAAGAACTTACATCCTTTGAGAATAGATGTGTCTTTTTTAGTTTCCTAGACataatgatgaatatttaatcaattttctaaatatGATGATTTTGAGAACTGCCTATTCGATCCTAAAGAAAGGTATGTTAACTTTCTAAAAAATGACTAGAACTATTAAGGCAATTGCTCTAAAGTTTAATCTTCTCAAAGCTACCTCTCATAAATTATTCCAATATCAAATTAGTCTCTAAACtgtttgaaatatttaaattcattattttataaaatttgttttttggTTTCTTAAGAAAGATAAACAAACCCTAAGTGAAGCCTTCTCATAACACTAACTACCACGactttaaaagaaaagaacTTATTTAGGTCATTCtatcttttatattaactctattttatttataaaagatGGCTTGTGTATTTGAACAGTggtatattatttatattgaaattttatatgGATATTCTAGAACAgacaatattatattagGAAGGGACATAATTTAACTGTAGCCGCCATGGCATTTTTGATGAGAATACAGTGAAGATATTAAACtagttttctttttgcctagaagttattaatattagttATGTGTCTAACATTTGACAAGTAACTTCTACAGATTATAAAAATGTCGTCGATTTAAGTCCCAGCgccattttttattattgttaacaGTGAACTTCTCGGGATGCAAACAAGTGCTTACATTGGGTATGGAGATGGGACATAGGATGTGTCTAAATCATCAGTATAGTTGGGACAGTAATCATTTATATAAGGAATTTGCTTATAATGTTGGATTGGAGCTTTAATATTCGTTGAAAACTGAAGAGAAATCTTTAACCGCTGATGtcttttaatgaaaaccctatatttttattaggGTTATAGTAAATTAGGATTTTTAGATGACTGGTCGGTATTTTTATCGTAGAAGAAATCAATCATCAATCATTAAGAAATAGATGAAACTTGATTTTAGCTTTCTAATAATGAACCTTAAACATTATAGAACTGACATCGGTATTTTCTGTTGTTCTCAGTTAATGATTAGTAGATAATTTTGCAAGAATAAAGACTCATTAGGAGGATTTTTGCTTTTTCTGAATATATAGTTCTACTAGAACCGGTGTTCGAAATTATTCTCATCTGTCAATGGTGAAGAGAATATCAACATCTTCGAGAGATGCTGATAATAAAAGGGCTAAAACATTCGAAGGTTGTTGGACCTGTAGACTTCGAAAGATAAAATGTGATTTAAAAAAACCAAAATGTGATAAATGTAGATCTTCAGCCATAAGCTGTAGTGGGtatgatattaaattggTTTGGAAGAAACCATCCAAGTTTCAACAGAAAGAAGCAATTGATAACGGTTCAGTTATTCGAAAATTAGAATCAGATAAGTTTGATAATGATATCTATAGTGACGATGACCATGGTACCGATTTTGTCGCTATAAAATCTcaaaagagaagaaatatACCTCTGGTGAGGTACAATGATGATGAGAAATATAGATATTATGAAGAGATAGATGAAGATATGGCATATTTGCAAGATTTACAAGGTACAAGCctaaataacaataaacCAACAATCAATAATCATTTTGGAGTGCTGAAGGTAAACTCGAGTTCATCTAGCATAGGTGACTCAAACATTGAAACCTATCAAATCCCTGAATCGGTGCCGAAAACTTTACTTAGTATTAATGATGACAATACAATgtcaaatatattagataattcaaatgaatGGATTTCTAATGAATTAAGAACAGATTTTTTACTTTCAGCATCAGCTATTCAAGGTCTGCCATTGTCGTCAACATCTATTAATCAAAATCGTAGTGAAGTGGAATTCCAGAACCTTtataaattgatatttcatAAAGACGATGATAAAAGAGAGTTAGATAACAGTACTTTTTTgacaaattcaaaaattttaaccaacgaaaaagaaacagatAATTTCCTCAAAAATTTGTTCgatattgataatgattCATTAGATGCGTCAGATTTTATTGATGGTAATAATCAAAGGGATTCCTATAGTTACGAAAAATTACTAGATGACAAagatttgataaataatatgGCAACTATAGTACCTCTACAGGATAATTTCAGTTTTGAAAACCTCCCTAATTCTACAAAAATGTCACATTTAATTATGGAAATAGAAAAGTCTGAGCTACCTGATGTAATTTCTATATCAGATcctcttttaaattttccTAAAACTGCACTGAAAGTTAATAGTCTTACTCGATTCCTTTTGAACTACTATGAGCAAAACGTCGCAGATTTAATGACTGTAATTCCTGTGAGAGCTAATCCAtggaaaaaattatattttccaaTAGCTTTGAAGACATTGGGAGATTTAACTGGACTTGGGAGAACTTCTAATTCCAGGAgttctttatttaatgcAATATTGGCCGTGTCTTGCTTTTATTTACAAGGAAAATTTCCTAAGAATTCGAGAGAAATGCTATTCTTTTTAAATCAAGGtattaattttagaaaaCAAGCcgtattttatttaaaagaatgtttaaataataatgtcaaatatgaaaaatataaggaTATTTTAACTTCGCTTCTCtcaatgaattcaattgatgTTGTTTGGGGCACCATGTCAGATtgtcaatattatttatcaatatgtGAGGATTTTATTGAAGCAAGATTGATAAGTAGACCAAAAATATCTGAAAAAGCAAAACTATTACATTCAATTTTTGCATTTCTAAAAGTTTTCCAAGATAGTACAGCTTTAGATAAAGTTAAGCAAAAGGAAATAATTTCTGATAAAGATTTTTATTTCGATAAAGAGcttataataaataaagacAAGTTTTTTGACCTACATTCTCACTATTATGTGGAGTACTCTGAAGGAAAATTTTACTGTCTTTCAAAAGAAGGATTGAGGTCTACAAAACCAGTTCATACAGCACCACTGTTTAAAAATCTTGTGACAGAGAGTTATTCTGTTATGACAGaaacattaaatttaaatgaaattaatacAGGGACCTTGTATGGCCTCCCgaattcattgattttaCTTTTTTCTGACTGTGTCTCATTATTAAGACATTTAGAGTACTATAGATTAAATTCCATTGACATTTCCCCCGCCTTTCTTTCGTCATGTATTGTTTATGAATCaagattattaaattgGTCATCAGAATGGGATTTcgaaaatattgaaatattgaatgaTATAAACAATAAGACTAAATATGaccaaaatatttcttcaaatcaaccgaaaattttaaatgattctttaatttcacTTCAATGCCACATGAATAGTTTTTATAATggattaataatttattattacacAATGGTTCGTGGTTTTGATAAACAATACCTAAAAAACTACGTTGTAGACGTTCTAAAGGATCTACAAACTATATCAGATCTTGTTGATAAGAGTAATGTCAAAATGGTGCCTTTAATTTGGCAAGGATTTATAGCTGGATGTAATTGCATTGATCAGGGTTTACAAGAGGATTTTAGGCAATGGGCCGCAAATTTAGCCAATACCGGT
The nucleotide sequence above comes from Tetrapisispora phaffii CBS 4417 chromosome 3, complete genome. Encoded proteins:
- the TAF13 gene encoding Taf13p (similar to Saccharomyces cerevisiae TAF13 (YML098W); ancestral locus Anc_8.878); protein product: MSRKLKKTHLFSKDVSSLLYSYGDVAQPLSETANCLDEIISSYLVDVCENAYHISKKQVHPFSANKNKIKLENFRFVLRKDPIKLGRADELLVTNKLITEAKKQFNETDMNIVQRNKNLEGHEITRNEDSHSELNGNGERVHNNEDLLDKGTENDLDDGVKDEEVDEEVDEEEADED
- the ARG81 gene encoding Arg81p (similar to Saccharomyces cerevisiae ARG81 (YML099C); ancestral locus Anc_8.879) — its product is MVKRISTSSRDADNKRAKTFEGCWTCRLRKIKCDLKKPKCDKCRSSAISCSGYDIKLVWKKPSKFQQKEAIDNGSVIRKLESDKFDNDIYSDDDHGTDFVAIKSQKRRNIPLVRYNDDEKYRYYEEIDEDMAYLQDLQGTSLNNNKPTINNHFGVLKVNSSSSSIGDSNIETYQIPESVPKTLLSINDDNTMSNILDNSNEWISNELRTDFLLSASAIQGLPLSSTSINQNRSEVEFQNLYKLIFHKDDDKRELDNSTFLTNSKILTNEKETDNFLKNLFDIDNDSLDASDFIDGNNQRDSYSYEKLLDDKDLINNMATIVPLQDNFSFENLPNSTKMSHLIMEIEKSELPDVISISDPLLNFPKTALKVNSLTRFLLNYYEQNVADLMTVIPVRANPWKKLYFPIALKTLGDLTGLGRTSNSRSSLFNAILAVSCFYLQGKFPKNSREMLFFLNQGINFRKQAVFYLKECLNNNVKYEKYKDILTSLLSMNSIDVVWGTMSDCQYYLSICEDFIEARLISRPKISEKAKLLHSIFAFLKVFQDSTALDKVKQKEIISDKDFYFDKELIINKDKFFDLHSHYYVEYSEGKFYCLSKEGLRSTKPVHTAPLFKNLVTESYSVMTETLNLNEINTGTLYGLPNSLILLFSDCVSLLRHLEYYRLNSIDISPAFLSSCIVYESRLLNWSSEWDFENIEILNDINNKTKYDQNISSNQPKILNDSLISLQCHMNSFYNGLIIYYYTMVRGFDKQYLKNYVVDVLKDLQTISDLVDKSNVKMVPLIWQGFIAGCNCIDQGLQEDFRQWAANLANTGVGSYWAARQVMLEVWRRQKTNEEHGKWYDVYKEWSMNLMLV